From the Rhinoderma darwinii isolate aRhiDar2 chromosome 12, aRhiDar2.hap1, whole genome shotgun sequence genome, one window contains:
- the LOC142664696 gene encoding mitotic checkpoint serine/threonine-protein kinase BUB1 beta-like, with translation MAQDGDEWELSKENVQPLRHGRDMSTLQEVLSQQVHANHNAILQRKQAFELELHFYTGDDPLDVWDRYIKWAEQAYPQGGKESNLSPLLERAVRIFHQEQKYYGDLRYLNICLKFVSSAK, from the exons ATGGCACAGGACGGAGATGAGTGGGAACTCAGTAAGGAAAATGTTCAACCTCTTCGACATGGGAGGGATATGTCGACTCTGCAGGAGGTTCTCTCCCAGCAAGTCCATGCCAACCATAATGCCATCCTGCAAAGGAAACA ggcctTTGAATTGGAACTTCACTTTTACACTGGAGATGATCCTTTGGATGTTTGGGACCG GTATATAAAATGGGCAGAACAAGCATATCCCCAGGGAGGTAAAGAGAGCAACTTGTCTCCACTGCTAGAGAGAGCGGTCAGGATATTCCACCAAGAGCAGAAGTATTATGGAGATCTGCGCTATCTCAATATTTGCCTCAAGTTTGTAAGTTCAGCAAAATAA